The following nucleotide sequence is from Candidatus Rokuibacteriota bacterium.
CCAGGCCCAGGGCGTTGCGCGCCACCTGAGGAGCTGCGCCGGCTGCCGGCAGTGGGCGGAAGGTCAGGAGCAGCTCACCGCCCTCGTGCGTGGTGCGGCCGCCGAGACCGCTGAGCCCGAATGGGCCGGGTTCTGGTCGGGGATCCGCACACGCCTCGCAGCGGAGGGTTCGGTTGCCAGGCGGTCCGTCGGGCGATCCCGTCCCGCCTGGTCTCTCGGCTGGCTTCCCCGCCTCGCGCTCGGCTCGGCCGTGGCGGGGCTCCTTGTCGTCGGCGTCTTCTTCTGGCGCGGCAACGACCAGGTCGAGGTCCCGGCGCCGGGGATCGTCGTGCGGACCGTGGAAGTATCCAACCCCAACACGAGCGTGATGGTCTTCGCCCCGCCCGAGCAAGAGATGACCGTGATCTGGGTCTTCGGGCTCGACACCGCCCTGGACCAGTCGCGTCGCCAGTCCGAGGAGGTGAGGCGGTGAGGCAGGGATGGCGCTTCCCGTCCTGGTCAGTGCCCTCCTGGGTCTAGCGCTCGTCGCCGCGAGCCCCGACACCGCGGGAGCCGGCGGCGTGAAGATCGTGATCAAGGGTGGCCCCGCGGTCCACCACGGCGGGCACCTGTTCGTCCACGGGGGTCATCACTTCCACCACACGCCTCTGCACAAAGGCCCCGTCGCGTCCAGCTTTCACAAGTTCCCCGCCCACGTCCATCATCACCCCGTCATCGTCGTCCCCAGCCCGGTGTTCATCGTAACCTCGCCGCCGCCGTGTCGTTGGGTCCCCGGCTACTGGACCCACCAGTGGATCCCGCAGAGCTACACCCAGGAGGTGTGGG
It contains:
- a CDS encoding zf-HC2 domain-containing protein; protein product: MTLSCLWLRRRVVAYVDRALPESQAQGVARHLRSCAGCRQWAEGQEQLTALVRGAAAETAEPEWAGFWSGIRTRLAAEGSVARRSVGRSRPAWSLGWLPRLALGSAVAGLLVVGVFFWRGNDQVEVPAPGIVVRTVEVSNPNTSVMVFAPPEQEMTVIWVFGLDTALDQSRRQSEEVRR